GGGAGGCGAGGGCCTTTCTTTTTTTGATTTCCGCCAGGGGGGCAGTTCGTAAAGGATGAGGGTGTCCTTCAAAATCTCGAAATATTCATAGACCGTCGTCCGAGGGACCTGGGCCTCGTTCGAGACATTGGTAAAGTTCACGATCTGACCGTTGCAAAGGGCCGCGATCCTAAGAAAACGGCAGAAGGCCGGGAGGTTGCGGACGGCACCTTCGGCTACGATCTCTTCCTGTAAATAGAATCAGGTATAAGCCTCTAAATCTCCTTTCGGGTCATCGGAAAAGTAAAGGGAAGCGAAGCTTCCTTGCACTGGAACCCGTGAGGAGAAACCGGATCTTTCGGGTCTCGATGAGGCGGTGCACCTCGTTCAGCAGGAGGGGAAGCCTCTGGATCTCGTCGATGACCACCAGCCGATCTTCCGGCGAAAGCTCCTCGGCCAGTCGGCCGAGGTTTTGGCTGAGGGCCAGAAAAAGCGAGGTGTCGAGAAGGTCATAAACCTTCGCCCCTTTTAAGGAATGGCAGATCAGAGAGGTTTTTTTCCGGTCTGCCGGG
This genomic interval from Thermodesulfobacteriota bacterium contains the following:
- a CDS encoding AAA family ATPase — protein: MALSQNLGRLAEELSPEDRLVVIDEIQRLPLLLNEVHRLIETRKIRFLLTGSSARKLRFPLLFR